The following coding sequences are from one Immundisolibacter sp. window:
- a CDS encoding BphX family protein, with amino-acid sequence MKTARSFFIAIGIFYAVFNFVGTLPFATASFLGSMYPGVDLHSGEPVFQLLQDAWIIVGIQLGAIGLVALWGARDPLRYAAVIPVVIVTEVVDGVWDFYSITWSHEVAWMGVITIAIHLVWIAWAVIAWRALFPATASAGAQPNS; translated from the coding sequence ATGAAAACCGCCCGCAGCTTTTTCATTGCCATCGGCATCTTTTATGCCGTGTTCAATTTTGTGGGCACGCTGCCGTTTGCAACGGCGTCCTTCCTCGGCTCGATGTATCCGGGGGTCGACCTGCACAGCGGCGAGCCCGTGTTCCAACTTCTGCAGGATGCCTGGATCATCGTTGGCATCCAGCTGGGCGCCATCGGTCTGGTAGCGCTGTGGGGGGCGCGCGATCCGCTGCGGTATGCGGCTGTGATCCCGGTGGTGATCGTGACCGAGGTCGTCGACGGCGTGTGGGATTTCTACAGCATCACCTGGAGCCACGAGGTCGCCTGGATGGGCGTGATTACCATTGCCATTCATCTGGTGTGGATCGCCTGGGCGGTCATCGCGTGGCGGGCATTATTCCCGGCCACGGCGTCGGCTGGTGCCCAGCCCAACAGCTGA
- a CDS encoding tetratricopeptide repeat protein: protein MIYRTTKPSALIPPATKAVFWFGVASLTLSACGEAIPALPEVPQKIIAPGIAAHLQRTHRAAVELPKDVDAVGSYCMTLQTYPPSAALSVTCYEHLQGLKPDNFKWLYYQALAQGQAGQADKARATLERVLEREPDYMPARLRLGAAQLGAKQHRQAVASFQAAIKQSPRSAQAHFGLGRALEASADKDQAIKAYRQALAIAPQFGAANRGLSRLLKDAGKAGEARRYAALARRFRNIGAPEPDPLLNALRRQDQSAAAYARRADALAAKGSRAAAIKALDAALVSDPTFLPAHVRLIDLYRQQKAYDKAEFHYRKALALRPTAYVAEINYGRALQDQGQLDKAAVAYRNAIKADDTRAAGYLLLGRVLERQGSTSEALKQFRAAAKKKPAAAMAHFETGRLLLKTGQLTAAGAAFDKAAANSANPALTLLSIGNLYGEAKQPTHALSRLDQAKQRATANGQKRLLAAIEKARAKWQAGGAKPAPAKKK from the coding sequence ATGATTTATCGCACCACCAAACCCTCGGCCCTGATTCCGCCGGCGACTAAAGCCGTCTTCTGGTTCGGGGTCGCTTCACTGACCTTGAGTGCTTGCGGCGAGGCCATCCCGGCGCTACCCGAGGTGCCACAGAAGATCATCGCGCCGGGCATTGCAGCGCATCTACAGCGGACACATCGGGCCGCGGTTGAGCTGCCGAAGGACGTCGACGCGGTCGGCAGTTACTGCATGACATTGCAGACCTACCCACCGTCCGCGGCGTTGTCCGTTACGTGTTACGAACATCTTCAGGGGCTCAAGCCGGACAACTTCAAGTGGCTGTATTACCAGGCGCTTGCCCAGGGTCAGGCCGGCCAGGCGGACAAGGCCAGGGCCACGCTTGAGCGCGTGCTCGAGCGGGAGCCGGACTATATGCCGGCGCGCCTGCGGCTGGGCGCGGCCCAGCTTGGCGCCAAACAGCACCGCCAGGCGGTGGCAAGCTTTCAGGCGGCGATCAAGCAAAGTCCGCGCTCGGCGCAAGCTCACTTCGGTCTTGGCCGGGCGCTGGAAGCGAGCGCCGACAAGGACCAGGCAATCAAGGCCTACCGACAGGCCCTGGCGATAGCGCCGCAATTTGGCGCGGCCAATAGGGGCCTGTCGCGTTTGCTGAAGGATGCTGGGAAGGCCGGTGAGGCACGACGTTATGCGGCCCTGGCCCGACGTTTCCGGAACATCGGTGCACCTGAGCCTGACCCGTTGCTCAACGCCCTGCGTCGGCAGGATCAAAGCGCTGCTGCCTATGCACGGCGTGCTGACGCCTTGGCCGCCAAAGGCAGCCGGGCCGCGGCGATCAAGGCGCTTGATGCGGCGCTGGTCAGCGACCCGACGTTCCTGCCGGCTCATGTCCGTTTGATCGATCTGTACCGGCAGCAGAAGGCCTATGACAAGGCGGAGTTCCATTACCGCAAGGCCCTGGCCTTGCGCCCGACGGCGTATGTGGCGGAAATCAACTACGGTCGTGCATTGCAGGACCAAGGCCAACTCGACAAGGCAGCGGTGGCTTACCGGAATGCGATCAAGGCCGATGACACACGTGCCGCCGGCTACCTGCTACTGGGGCGAGTGCTCGAACGCCAGGGCAGTACCAGCGAGGCGCTGAAACAGTTTCGGGCCGCTGCAAAGAAAAAGCCTGCTGCGGCGATGGCGCACTTCGAAACCGGACGTTTGCTGCTCAAGACCGGCCAGCTGACGGCTGCCGGTGCGGCGTTCGACAAAGCCGCTGCCAACTCGGCGAATCCCGCCTTGACCCTCCTGAGCATTGGCAACCTGTACGGCGAAGCGAAGCAGCCGACGCACGCGCTCAGCCGCCTTGACCAGGCCAAGCAGCGGGCCACGGCCAACGGACAGAAGCGGCTGCTAGCGGCAATCGAGAAGGCGCGCGCGAAATGGCAGGCCGGTGGCGCCAAACCCGCGCCCGCGAAAAAGAAATAA
- the metK gene encoding methionine adenosyltransferase: MSDSYLFTSESVSEGHPDKICDQISDAILDAYLAQDPDARVACESLTKTGLAMVAGEIKVTPGVYIEAEDIIRGVIRDIGYTSSDMGFDWETCAVFNALGKQSSDINQGVDRADPDDMGAGDQGLMFGYACRETDVLMPAPITYAHRLVRRQAELRKNGSLPWLRPDAKSQVSFRYENGKPVHIDTVVLSTQHSPEISQADLREAVIEEIIKPVLGEWLSDKPTIHVNPTGRFVIGGPMGDAGLTGRKIIVDTYGGMARHGGGAFSGKDPSKVDRSAAYAARYVAKNIVAAGLAERCEVQLSYAIGVAEPTSIMVDTFGTGNAGNAVLTRLVREHFDLRPAGILRMLDLKRPIYQATAAYGHFGRDEAEFMWERTDRAAALRTAAG; encoded by the coding sequence ATGTCCGATAGTTATCTATTTACCTCCGAATCGGTGTCCGAAGGCCACCCCGACAAGATCTGCGACCAGATTTCCGACGCCATCCTGGATGCGTATCTGGCGCAGGATCCGGACGCGCGCGTGGCCTGCGAGAGCCTGACCAAGACCGGCCTGGCCATGGTGGCGGGCGAGATCAAGGTAACGCCAGGCGTCTACATCGAAGCCGAGGACATCATCCGTGGCGTCATCCGGGACATTGGCTACACCAGCTCGGACATGGGCTTCGACTGGGAAACCTGCGCCGTTTTCAATGCGCTGGGCAAGCAGTCGTCGGACATCAACCAGGGCGTCGACCGCGCTGATCCGGACGACATGGGCGCCGGCGACCAGGGTCTGATGTTCGGTTATGCCTGCCGCGAGACCGACGTGCTGATGCCGGCGCCGATCACCTACGCCCATCGCCTGGTACGCCGCCAGGCCGAACTGCGCAAGAACGGCAGCCTGCCGTGGCTGCGCCCGGATGCCAAAAGCCAGGTCAGCTTCCGCTACGAAAACGGCAAGCCGGTACACATCGACACGGTCGTCCTGTCCACCCAGCATTCGCCCGAGATCAGCCAGGCCGACCTGCGCGAGGCGGTGATCGAGGAAATCATCAAGCCGGTGCTGGGTGAGTGGCTGTCGGACAAGCCGACGATTCATGTCAACCCGACCGGGCGCTTCGTGATCGGCGGCCCGATGGGCGACGCTGGCCTGACCGGGCGCAAGATCATCGTCGACACCTACGGTGGCATGGCTCGCCACGGTGGCGGCGCGTTCTCCGGCAAGGATCCGTCCAAGGTCGACCGTTCGGCCGCCTATGCCGCCCGCTACGTAGCCAAGAACATCGTCGCTGCCGGCCTGGCCGAGCGCTGCGAAGTGCAGCTTTCGTACGCCATCGGCGTCGCCGAACCGACCTCCATCATGGTCGACACCTTTGGCACCGGAAACGCCGGCAACGCTGTGCTCACGCGCCTGGTGCGTGAACATTTCGACCTGCGCCCGGCCGGCATCCTGCGCATGCTGGACCTGAAGCGCCCGATTTATCAGGCCACCGCTGCTTACGGACACTTCGGCCGGGACGAGGCCGAGTTCATGTGGGAGCGCACTGACCGGGCCGCTGCACTGCGCACGGCAGCCGGCTAG
- a CDS encoding methyltransferase domain-containing protein produces MTMTGPQPGFVVNAGRRAKALKIRTVLEEAAGGSSAGRRLLDVGTGNGQIAQILGQTCDVISIDPRDQRQAAVGYRYVRAGTALPFAGASFDLAVSNHVIEHLDDAASHLDELARVVRPGGLVYLATPNRLWPWEVHYRVWLLHWLPQSLFERALRLLGRYREPLHLLSLRQLRTFCDEHFDLTDYAPRITRWPARYHLEVPSWIGACLAALPLSIYRLFAVGLPTLVVVLRRR; encoded by the coding sequence ATGACCATGACGGGTCCGCAGCCCGGCTTCGTGGTCAACGCCGGCCGCCGCGCCAAGGCATTGAAGATACGCACCGTACTGGAGGAGGCCGCAGGCGGCTCCAGCGCTGGTCGGCGGCTGCTGGATGTGGGCACCGGCAATGGCCAGATTGCGCAGATTCTCGGCCAGACCTGCGACGTGATTAGCATCGATCCGCGCGACCAGCGGCAGGCGGCCGTTGGTTATCGGTATGTGCGGGCGGGCACCGCGTTGCCGTTTGCCGGTGCCAGTTTCGACCTTGCCGTGTCCAACCACGTCATCGAGCATCTTGACGATGCGGCTTCGCACCTGGATGAACTGGCCCGGGTGGTGCGCCCAGGCGGCCTGGTTTATCTGGCCACGCCGAATCGGCTATGGCCGTGGGAAGTGCACTATCGAGTGTGGTTGCTGCACTGGCTGCCACAGTCGCTGTTCGAACGGGCGCTGCGCCTACTGGGTCGCTACCGCGAGCCGCTCCACCTGCTCTCGTTGCGGCAATTGCGGACGTTTTGCGACGAGCACTTCGATCTGACGGACTACGCGCCACGCATTACCCGATGGCCGGCCCGGTATCACCTGGAGGTGCCGTCGTGGATCGGCGCGTGTCTCGCGGCGCTTCCTTTATCGATCTACAGGCTGTTTGCAGTCGGATTGCCCACCCTGGTGGTGGTACTTCGGCGACGCTGA
- a CDS encoding phenylacetate--CoA ligase family protein, with protein sequence MRFNSALPGIRWPAYPDEQAARLMAGLYQLEHSQWQPPDKLRQRQFEQLAPLLEHAAIHVPFYRERLRAGGWELTPGLDAQRWSQIPLLTRADIQRASAALMSDAPPPAHGGHHVAQTSGSTGEPVKVTKTQVCQYFWQLCTLRNHFWHRRDFQGRFAAIRVFAAGAAAPDGETFAGWSRATSRLFSSGQSMRLDLRTDIVVQARWLERHNPHYLLTFPSNLHGLIEYFEHANVRLPALSEVIMVGEIVSPELRADCLRVLGVPLTDTYSSEEFGYLALQCPDHAHYHVQSENVLVEVLDDDGRPCVPGAVGRLVVSSLHNFAMPLIRYEIGDLAEVGGPCACGRGLPVLKRIIGRVRNLVRLPTGERRLPIVGYRGFRDIAPIRQYQFIQRTLEQIEVRLAVERPLTGDEEARLRVHIQQSLDYPFLIVFVYMPTIPRTKAGKFEEFMCAIPG encoded by the coding sequence ATGAGGTTCAACAGCGCCCTGCCGGGCATCAGGTGGCCCGCCTACCCGGACGAGCAGGCTGCCCGCCTCATGGCAGGGCTCTATCAGTTGGAACATAGCCAGTGGCAGCCACCGGACAAATTGCGCCAGCGGCAGTTTGAGCAATTGGCGCCGCTACTCGAACACGCCGCTATTCATGTGCCCTTTTACCGCGAGCGGCTGCGCGCGGGTGGCTGGGAGCTCACACCCGGACTGGACGCGCAACGCTGGTCGCAGATTCCCCTGCTCACGCGCGCCGACATACAGCGGGCCAGCGCGGCACTGATGAGCGATGCACCACCGCCGGCTCACGGTGGGCACCATGTGGCGCAGACCTCGGGCTCGACGGGCGAGCCAGTGAAGGTCACCAAGACACAGGTTTGCCAGTACTTCTGGCAGCTGTGCACGCTGCGCAATCACTTCTGGCACCGGCGTGACTTCCAGGGTCGTTTCGCGGCGATCCGGGTCTTCGCGGCCGGCGCCGCGGCGCCCGACGGCGAGACGTTTGCCGGCTGGAGTCGCGCCACCAGTCGCCTGTTCAGCAGCGGGCAGTCCATGCGCCTTGATCTGCGCACCGATATCGTGGTGCAAGCGCGCTGGCTGGAGCGGCACAACCCGCACTACCTGCTCACGTTCCCGTCCAATTTGCACGGGCTTATCGAATACTTCGAACACGCTAACGTGCGACTGCCGGCGCTTTCCGAGGTGATCATGGTGGGCGAAATCGTTTCGCCCGAGTTGCGCGCGGACTGCCTGCGCGTTTTGGGTGTTCCGCTGACCGACACCTACAGCTCGGAGGAATTCGGTTACCTGGCCCTGCAATGTCCTGACCACGCGCATTACCACGTCCAGTCCGAGAACGTGCTGGTCGAGGTACTCGACGACGACGGACGGCCCTGCGTGCCTGGCGCTGTCGGGCGGTTGGTGGTCTCCAGCCTGCATAATTTCGCGATGCCGCTTATCCGCTACGAAATCGGCGATCTGGCCGAGGTGGGCGGGCCGTGTGCCTGCGGACGTGGCCTGCCGGTTCTGAAGCGCATCATCGGACGGGTCCGCAATCTGGTGCGCCTGCCCACGGGTGAACGTCGTCTGCCGATCGTCGGCTACCGGGGTTTTCGCGACATAGCGCCGATTCGCCAGTACCAGTTCATTCAGCGAACTCTGGAGCAAATTGAGGTGCGCCTGGCGGTTGAAAGGCCGCTCACCGGCGATGAGGAGGCGCGTTTGCGCGTCCATATCCAGCAGTCGCTGGATTACCCCTTCCTGATTGTTTTTGTTTATATGCCGACGATTCCGCGTACCAAGGCCGGCAAGTTCGAGGAGTTCATGTGTGCCATACCGGGCTGA
- a CDS encoding methyltransferase domain-containing protein, which translates to MRWPDGTYLVAADRSMEMIHSIWLPEPPPGGSVSCADWQRLPFGGGCFDSVHGDGCFNALDYRAQYGSVARELRRVLVPGGIFTLRAFLRPQVSEQPEQVFADLHAGRIAGFHAFKWRLAQSLHGSIEQGIPVARIWEAWHAAGVDVKALAARTGWSEGTIATIDVYRGAPAVYTFPTLPELRAAVEGIFTELDCQFGGYELGERCPTLIYQAA; encoded by the coding sequence ATGCGTTGGCCCGATGGGACCTATCTGGTGGCCGCCGATCGCAGCATGGAAATGATCCACAGTATCTGGCTCCCTGAGCCGCCCCCGGGGGGCAGTGTCAGTTGTGCGGACTGGCAGCGGCTGCCGTTCGGTGGCGGTTGTTTCGACTCCGTTCACGGTGACGGTTGCTTTAACGCGCTGGATTACCGCGCCCAGTATGGAAGCGTGGCCAGGGAACTGCGGCGCGTATTGGTGCCGGGGGGGATTTTTACCCTGCGCGCCTTTCTGCGCCCCCAGGTCAGCGAGCAGCCGGAACAGGTGTTCGCTGATCTGCACGCCGGGAGGATCGCCGGCTTTCACGCCTTCAAGTGGCGTCTTGCCCAGTCTTTGCACGGTTCGATTGAGCAAGGTATTCCGGTGGCCAGAATCTGGGAGGCGTGGCACGCCGCTGGCGTGGATGTGAAGGCACTCGCCGCGCGCACCGGCTGGAGCGAGGGCACCATTGCCACTATTGATGTTTACCGTGGCGCTCCCGCCGTTTACACCTTCCCCACGTTGCCGGAATTGAGGGCTGCCGTTGAAGGAATTTTCACGGAACTCGATTGCCAGTTTGGCGGCTACGAACTGGGCGAGCGCTGTCCGACACTGATCTACCAGGCAGCATGA
- a CDS encoding phenylacetate--CoA ligase family protein — protein sequence MTQWSDRQALDRSQAQRLAALLYHTWQQVPFYRQRLLAVGYQPGRAVTPDLWQALPIMTRSEVQAAGTALRAQKLPPGHGRSVEVSTSGSTATPVTITKTGLAQLIWWAVTLREHHWQRRDVSRKLAAIRVFKDDRAKSPQGRLEGSWGPPTALVCSTGPAILLDVEVGLHRQLEWLAEQDPAYLLSLPSNLRALANLSLAQGVRLPGLRQVRCVGEPVDDDVRHACKAAWGVDVSDVYSSQELGYLALQCPHHDHYHVQEEVVRLEILHADGRPCGPGEVGQVVATPLYNFATPLLRYALGDYAQVGDRCPCGRGLAVLSKILGRERNMWVRPNGDRWWPQLGSGAMASFTSVRQWQIVQKSRQALEIRLVAPLPLDSAQEAALRTLAAQRLGEYFEVQLTYCNEIPRTPSGKFEDYICAITDA from the coding sequence GTGACTCAATGGAGCGATCGGCAGGCGCTTGACAGGTCCCAGGCGCAACGCCTCGCCGCCCTGCTCTACCACACCTGGCAACAGGTGCCCTTCTACCGGCAGCGGTTGCTGGCCGTGGGCTACCAACCCGGTCGCGCGGTAACACCCGACCTGTGGCAAGCACTGCCGATCATGACACGCAGCGAAGTGCAAGCTGCCGGGACTGCACTGCGCGCGCAGAAATTACCACCGGGGCACGGCCGCAGCGTGGAGGTCAGCACATCAGGCTCAACCGCCACGCCTGTCACGATCACCAAAACCGGGCTGGCGCAGCTCATCTGGTGGGCCGTGACACTGCGCGAACATCATTGGCAACGGCGTGATGTTTCGAGAAAACTCGCGGCAATCCGCGTGTTTAAGGACGACCGGGCGAAATCACCGCAGGGCCGGCTCGAGGGCTCCTGGGGTCCACCCACGGCGCTGGTCTGCTCGACCGGTCCCGCCATTTTGCTGGACGTCGAAGTCGGGCTGCACCGACAGCTGGAATGGCTGGCCGAGCAAGATCCTGCCTACTTGCTGAGCTTGCCGTCAAATCTGCGAGCCTTGGCGAACCTCAGCCTGGCGCAAGGCGTTCGACTGCCGGGATTGCGTCAGGTCCGCTGTGTCGGCGAGCCGGTCGACGATGACGTGCGACACGCGTGCAAGGCAGCATGGGGCGTCGACGTAAGCGACGTTTATTCGAGTCAGGAACTCGGTTACCTGGCCCTGCAGTGCCCGCATCATGATCACTACCATGTGCAGGAAGAGGTCGTCCGGCTGGAAATCCTGCACGCTGACGGCCGTCCGTGCGGGCCAGGCGAGGTGGGACAGGTAGTGGCAACCCCTCTTTACAACTTCGCCACCCCCCTGCTTCGGTATGCCCTCGGAGACTATGCGCAAGTCGGCGACCGGTGCCCGTGTGGCCGCGGCCTGGCGGTGCTTAGCAAGATTCTTGGCCGCGAACGCAATATGTGGGTTCGGCCCAATGGCGATCGCTGGTGGCCACAACTGGGCAGCGGCGCGATGGCGAGCTTCACATCAGTACGGCAGTGGCAGATCGTACAGAAAAGCCGGCAGGCGCTCGAAATTCGGCTAGTCGCACCGCTGCCGCTGGACAGCGCACAGGAGGCTGCGCTGCGCACCCTGGCTGCCCAACGCCTGGGCGAGTACTTCGAAGTACAGCTCACCTACTGCAACGAGATACCCCGGACACCATCCGGGAAATTCGAAGACTATATTTGCGCCATAACTGATGCGTAA
- a CDS encoding RimK family alpha-L-glutamate ligase: MLLINGLDDLSNATIVGISNGVQFSYTGNIDLMGDLGHPNLSVSQLLLGCLREAPIKMAMPAVIFNCIADPDSHGRSLDRASELLEQARVPVLNRPQNVRKTTRDNIYRLLHNTPGLVVPRTVRLAPRRLSDIRAAMADGDIGMPFLIRPAGQHGGAGLLRVDSESDLGQLERFAFDGRGYYLTEFVDFRSPDGLYRKYRLIMLDGRVYPRHLIASDHWNIHSRSRSTVMQNNLELIAQEQAFLDHPERHFKESVQQALAQIRRELELDYFGVDCGLNADGDLVVFEINACVNVIQRHQAPFGYLNAAVERIRTGVIEMVLRRDRNRSA, translated from the coding sequence GTGTTGCTTATCAACGGTCTGGATGATCTGAGCAATGCCACCATTGTGGGAATTTCCAATGGGGTGCAGTTTTCTTACACCGGCAATATCGACCTGATGGGCGATCTGGGGCACCCGAACCTTTCCGTCAGCCAGTTATTGCTCGGCTGCCTGCGTGAGGCGCCCATCAAAATGGCCATGCCCGCGGTCATCTTCAACTGTATTGCCGACCCGGACAGTCACGGTCGCAGCCTGGACCGGGCCAGTGAACTTCTGGAACAGGCCCGCGTGCCGGTGCTGAACCGGCCCCAGAACGTACGCAAGACCACCCGGGACAATATCTATCGACTGCTGCATAACACGCCGGGCCTGGTGGTGCCGCGCACTGTCCGACTGGCGCCCCGGCGTCTGTCGGATATCCGTGCCGCGATGGCCGACGGCGACATCGGAATGCCGTTTCTGATTCGTCCGGCGGGCCAGCATGGCGGGGCCGGTTTGCTCAGGGTCGACAGCGAATCCGATCTGGGGCAGCTTGAGCGTTTCGCCTTCGATGGCCGTGGCTACTACCTGACCGAGTTCGTGGATTTTCGCAGTCCGGACGGGCTGTACCGCAAGTATCGCCTGATCATGCTGGATGGCCGGGTTTATCCGCGCCACTTGATTGCGTCCGACCACTGGAACATCCATTCCCGCAGCCGCAGTACGGTGATGCAGAACAATCTTGAACTCATTGCGCAGGAGCAGGCCTTCCTCGACCATCCAGAGCGGCACTTCAAGGAGTCGGTGCAACAGGCGCTGGCGCAGATTCGGCGCGAACTGGAACTCGACTATTTCGGGGTGGATTGTGGGCTCAATGCCGATGGCGACCTGGTGGTTTTTGAAATCAACGCCTGCGTTAACGTCATCCAGCGCCACCAGGCACCCTTTGGTTATCTCAACGCAGCGGTAGAGCGCATTCGTACCGGCGTCATCGAAATGGTGCTGCGTCGCGACCGTAATCGCAGTGCCTGA
- a CDS encoding 5-formyltetrahydrofolate cyclo-ligase, whose amino-acid sequence MVGPTNPPAADGVSSAASLPALRRRMRIARRQLPRHERLAASAALARQLATLPAFQRAQRVAGYWPADGEIDPLPALLRAIAAGKACYLPILSPQRPGRLQFARWWPGAPLRHNRFGIPEPVAQKSAWLDSHMLDLVILPLVAFDGSGNRLGMGGGFYDRSFAFLLNHAWRRPRLVGAAFNLQRLANLPRRVWDIPLDAVVSEQRVWAFTPL is encoded by the coding sequence GTGGTGGGGCCCACTAATCCCCCGGCAGCCGACGGCGTGTCGTCGGCTGCTTCCCTGCCGGCGCTGCGCCGACGCATGCGCATCGCGCGTAGGCAGCTGCCGCGCCACGAGCGTCTGGCAGCCAGCGCGGCGCTGGCCAGGCAACTGGCCACATTGCCCGCCTTCCAGCGCGCCCAGCGTGTGGCTGGCTATTGGCCGGCCGACGGCGAAATCGATCCCCTGCCCGCCCTGTTGCGCGCCATTGCCGCCGGCAAAGCCTGCTACCTGCCGATTCTGTCTCCACAACGACCCGGACGGCTTCAGTTCGCCCGCTGGTGGCCTGGGGCGCCGTTACGCCATAACCGCTTTGGCATTCCCGAGCCTGTTGCACAGAAAAGCGCTTGGCTGGACTCGCACATGCTGGATCTTGTGATACTGCCGCTGGTGGCGTTCGATGGGAGCGGCAATCGCCTGGGCATGGGTGGGGGCTTCTACGACCGCAGCTTCGCCTTTCTCCTTAACCATGCCTGGCGCAGGCCGCGCCTGGTCGGCGCCGCCTTCAACCTGCAACGGTTAGCGAACCTGCCGCGGCGGGTCTGGGACATTCCGCTCGACGCGGTGGTCAGCGAGCAGCGAGTGTGGGCATTTACGCCGCTTTGA
- a CDS encoding methyltransferase, which yields MNKRIPVTIPDPATRLSSLIASQWMSQAIYAAAQLRIPDLLADSAMSSEELAGATQTHAPSLHRLLRALTTLDICEELGDGVFALTPMGALLRGDSAESLRAWALYSGGSQWPVWGHLIDSIRTGRSARHLITGNKAFEHAERDPEVAAIFNQAMVELTRLVATRVVYAYDFSTLQRIVDVGGGSGQLLAAILRVHPAVRGVLFDLPHAIEAGRRLIAEAGLAQRCEIVAGDFFEAVPGPADAYLLKSVLHDWDDEQSLAILRNCYRAMTAQGRLLLVERVVPLRLGVSAEHQTLARIDLNMLIGPGGRERTEAEFRALLTAAGFCLHRVVEVELSFKLIEATRVQ from the coding sequence ATGAACAAGCGAATCCCTGTGACGATCCCCGACCCAGCCACGCGTTTATCGAGCCTGATTGCCAGTCAGTGGATGTCACAGGCGATCTACGCTGCTGCGCAATTGCGCATTCCGGATCTGCTTGCCGACAGCGCCATGAGCAGCGAAGAACTTGCCGGCGCGACACAGACGCATGCGCCGTCCCTGCATCGCTTGCTGCGGGCGCTGACGACGCTCGACATCTGCGAGGAGCTTGGGGACGGAGTGTTCGCCCTGACGCCCATGGGCGCTTTGCTGCGGGGCGACAGCGCCGAGTCCCTGCGCGCCTGGGCCTTGTATTCCGGGGGCTCTCAGTGGCCAGTTTGGGGGCACCTGATCGACAGCATCAGGACCGGTCGCAGCGCCCGGCATCTGATCACCGGGAACAAGGCGTTCGAGCACGCCGAGCGCGATCCTGAAGTGGCGGCGATCTTTAATCAGGCGATGGTCGAGTTGACCCGTCTGGTTGCCACCCGGGTTGTGTACGCGTACGACTTTTCGACCTTGCAGCGGATTGTTGACGTCGGCGGTGGTTCCGGCCAGCTGTTGGCCGCCATCCTGCGGGTTCACCCGGCAGTGCGGGGCGTGCTGTTCGATTTGCCACATGCCATTGAAGCGGGCAGGCGCCTGATCGCCGAGGCGGGGCTCGCGCAGCGTTGCGAAATCGTCGCCGGCGACTTCTTCGAGGCCGTGCCCGGCCCCGCCGATGCCTATTTGCTCAAAAGCGTGCTGCATGACTGGGACGACGAGCAAAGCCTGGCGATTTTGCGCAACTGCTATCGGGCGATGACCGCGCAGGGCAGGCTTCTGCTGGTCGAACGGGTTGTTCCGTTACGGCTCGGAGTGTCGGCCGAGCATCAGACCCTTGCCCGGATCGACCTGAACATGTTGATCGGGCCAGGGGGGCGGGAGCGGACCGAAGCCGAGTTTCGGGCACTTCTGACGGCGGCGGGTTTTTGTCTGCATCGGGTCGTTGAGGTGGAGCTGTCGTTCAAGCTGATCGAGGCGACCCGAGTTCAATGA
- a CDS encoding class I SAM-dependent methyltransferase, protein MPERDGYREIFNHRGGAYHRAMADWPRARQLEFQHMLTAARVRAGMTVCDVPAGGGYLRDYLPTDVLYLAVEPSLPFARLCGPPGQVVLSEIEQLPFVGDSVDRFICLAALHHVTDCAGFFSETQRCLRPGGLLALADVVENSPVARFLNDFVDTHNPAGHRGRFLSTDTERQLHRAGLRVETAQRIAYPWTFPDRPAMARFCALLFGLESSEQTTLAGIDQYLTPRLTSHGASLTWELRFLTAGKLP, encoded by the coding sequence GTGCCTGAACGGGACGGCTACCGCGAGATTTTCAACCACCGCGGCGGCGCCTACCATCGCGCCATGGCGGATTGGCCGCGGGCACGCCAGCTGGAGTTTCAGCACATGCTGACGGCCGCCCGGGTGCGGGCCGGCATGACGGTGTGCGACGTCCCCGCCGGCGGCGGTTATCTGCGCGATTATTTACCCACCGATGTCCTGTATCTGGCGGTCGAGCCCTCATTGCCCTTTGCGCGCCTGTGTGGGCCACCCGGTCAGGTGGTGCTCAGCGAGATCGAACAGTTGCCCTTCGTCGGGGACAGCGTCGACCGTTTTATCTGCCTGGCGGCCCTGCACCATGTGACCGACTGCGCCGGCTTCTTCAGCGAAACCCAGCGCTGCCTGCGGCCGGGTGGGCTTCTGGCGCTGGCGGATGTAGTCGAGAACTCGCCGGTCGCCCGATTTTTGAATGACTTTGTCGACACACACAATCCGGCCGGACATCGGGGCCGCTTTCTGTCCACGGATACCGAGCGGCAACTGCACCGCGCGGGCTTGAGGGTGGAAACGGCGCAGCGAATTGCTTACCCGTGGACATTTCCCGACCGCCCGGCCATGGCCCGCTTCTGTGCCTTGCTGTTTGGGCTGGAATCCAGCGAACAGACCACGCTGGCTGGCATCGACCAGTACCTCACGCCCCGCCTGACGTCGCACGGCGCCAGTCTGACCTGGGAGCTGCGCTTCCTCACAGCGGGCAAGTTGCCCTGA